The genomic segment ACTCCTTCAATACGTTTCAGCTCTTTCAGGATATTGATATCCGTGAAATTATATATAAAGCGTTCGTCTGCCGTTTCATCATCGGTATACACATTGAGATACATCAGCATGGAATTCACTTCCTTCTCGGTGGTGACACCAGCTTTGATAACCTCCTCGGGCAGCTCATCCAGAACGGTCGTTACCCTGTTCTGTACGTTCACGGCCGCAATATCCGGGTCTGTTCCAACTTCAAAAAAGATCTGGATAACAGTACTACCATTATTGGTCGACACCGAAGTCATATAGGTCATCCCCGCAACACCGTTGATGGCCTTCTCCAGAGGAATGGCAACGGCATTGGTACTTACCTCGGCGTTCGCACCGGTATAATTGGCATTTACAACCACTGATGGAGGTACAATATCCGGAAACTGCGTAATGGGCAGGGTGAATAATGCTAGTAATCCAAGTAGTGTGATAAACACCGAAATGACCAACGATAATATCGGTCTCCTTATAAATGTTTCAAACATAATTTATCCTCCGCTACAGCTTCCTCAATTTTGGGTTAATCTTCATGCCATTACGCAAATTCTGCACGCCCTCGTAGACCACCTTGACATTGGGATCCAGGCCACCTTCGACAATATAGTAATGTCCAACCCGCGATCCGGCTACAAAAGGTGTCATTTTAACCGTGCTATCGGACTGCATGGTATAGACGTAGGTCTTGTCCTGAATTTCAAATACGGATTTTTGGTGTACAAAGGTATGCTGTCCGGTTTCCATAGGGACCGCAATTTTTCCTGTTGCCCCATGCTTTAAGATATGTTCAGCATTGGGGAACTGTACCCGTAATGAAATCGATCCGGTATTTGCTTCAAATTCACTTTCGACAATGTGAGCGACCCCTTCATGTGGATATAAAGCACCGTTCGCCAGAATTAATTTCACGGTCTTCTTGGTGTCCTTACCGTTCAGTTTGTCCTGCATCATGGTCAGGTATTCGCGTTCGGAGATATCAAAATACACATTGACCTGACTGAGGTCCGAAATGGTGGTAATAAGACTTCCTTCCGTTAGCAAAGAGCCTTCCTTCAATAATATACGGTCAATGCGGCCATCAAATGGAGCATGGATCACGGTATAGTCCAATTTGGTCTGGGCTTGATTGACGAGCGCCCGTGCCTCTTCAATTTTCGAATTCGCAGCCTTTAACTGTATCTTCAGCAGATTATACTCTGAAGGGCTCACAATATTTTTATCCACCAACTTCTGGGTCCGTTCCATCTCCAGCTTTATTTTCTGAGCCTCAGCAATGGAATTATCATACTGCGCCTTGGCCTTTGCCAGCTCAGCACGGTACTCTTCGTTGTTGTATTTGAACAGCACCTGGCCTTTTTTCACCCAGGCTCCCTCATCCACATAGATTTTGTCAAGGAATCCGTTCAGTTTGGAGCGCACCTCCACATTTTTAAACGCCTGTATATCCGCAATGTATTCTTGATACACAGTTGTATCCATAACAATCAGCGGCGTAACCGGTATGTTTTTAATTTCTTCTTTTTGATCAGCATTAGCGTTGGAGGAGCGGCATGAAGCCAGCGAACCTACCGTACCCAACAAAAGGCACAATGCAAGTAATTTCTTCATAAAACGATAAAAAATGTAAATGTTAAATGGAATGAGATCTAAAAGCGCCCCATAACCATAGGGCCCAAAGCCAATTGTGCTGTAAACCATCCGGAAAAAGCACAGCGGATTTTAGACGTCAGCAGGAAGATAAGAGACTGTAGCTAGAATGGCCTGAACCGATAGAGAAAACGGTAATAGCCGGGTAGACAAAGCGTCTTGGAGCGGTAAAATGGGTGAACTTTATCCTTCGAAAAACAGAAGGCTGTGAATAAAATCCCAAAGATAAAGATGAAGACCGACAGCACCTGATTGTTAAGCGAAAAGATACGGTAGTCGTCCTGCAGCAGTACTTTCTCCTCCGGAGAAGAGTGAATAGGTTCTAAATCCAGTATATCATCAAGAAAATATTCTACGATCGTCTCACCCGCATGCAATACCTGACCCGTCGCGGATGAAAAAGATTCATACGTCAGCAGGTTGAGGTAAGCAAAGAGTGTAAAATAATAGAATAATTTACCTAGCATATCGAATTTTTGCACCACAAAGATAGGATTTTAGAACACCAACAGTGTGGTATTCATGTAAAAAAACCATGACAGCCACAAAATTGCTGTCATGGTTTGTCGTGGATTTAGCCGATGTACCGCTTCTTTTCACATGTCTATTTTTACCACAACCGGAAAATGGTCCGAGGGAAGTCTGGTTTCATACTGCTTAAAAGAAAGCTCTTTGGGGAAGTCTCCCTTCTTCACCTCTTGCTGATCCTCTTTCGGGCTCCGGTAAGACTCAGTTAATACAGCATAATGTCTCACCTTGATGCTTGGGGTGACAAACACATGGTCTATCCGGCTGTCCGTCCAAAGGTTATTATCAAAAGCATTAAATGTACCGTTCCAAGCCAACTTGCTTGGGGCAAGTGCGTAGCTATCACGGATAAAACCCGATTGCTGCAAGGTGGAATAGATTGTATTATGCTGATCTACGTTAAAATCTCCGGTCAAGATCGCACGGTCATTTTTGGCCAGTTCCCGCATTTTGTTCACGACCAATTTACTGCTTTCCTCTCTCGCCTGAATCCCCACGTGATCCATATGCAGATTAAAGTACCATAACTTCTGTCCTGACCGGATGTGCTCCAGCTGCACCCAGGTACAGATCCGCGGCAGAGCAGCATCCCAGCCTTTTGACGGTTGCCCGGGGGATTGTGAAAGCCAGAAGACCCCAGTTTTCAATTTTCGGAACTTGTCTTTCTTAAAAAAGATCGGAGCAAACTCACCGGCTACTTTGCCGTCATCCCGGCCTACTCCCACATAGTCATACGCAGGGAGCGATTTTTTGAGATCCTCAAGCTGCGACGCCAACACCTCCTGCGCGCCAAAGACGTCATAATCCACAAAATCAATTAATGAGGCTATGACAGGAAGACGTTGCTCCCAGCCGTTTCCAGCCTGCCGGTCGCCTGCATTATCGTAGCGGATGTTATAGCTGCCAATCGTAAGATGCAATCTGTCCTGAGCAAATCCCGCTGCCTGCCATAAGGAAATCAAACAGCAGCACAAAAAAGTAAGTACATTTTGTCGTCTCATTGTTCAGCTTACTTTATTTTATCATTACTAAAGGAATAGGGTGCGTCTTCCTTCCGGATACCACGTTTTGTATTGGGCTCATCGCTCATCGTGAAATCTAGATCTGCGCCTTTCAGTAAATCCGCATAGCGGATATAGTTTTTCTCATACAGCTTACCGTCCCAACGGAGCTGATCCACATATACACGATCGGTGCCTTGACCATTCGCGCGAATATGGACCTGTTTGCCGTTTTCTAGTTTCAATGTCACTTTGTCAAACTGGGGGGAACCAATTACGTATTCGCCAGATCCGGGCGCAACGGGGTAGAATCCCAACGAAGAGAACACATACCAAGCTGATGTCTGCCCATTGTCCTCATCACCACAGTAACCATCAGGCGTCGGAAGGTATAACTTATCCATAATCTTCCGTACCCAATATTGCGCTTTCCAAGGCTGGCCCGCGTAGTTATAAAGGTAGGGCATATGCTGAATCGGCTGATTACCATGCGCGTATTGTCCCATGTTCATCACCTGCATTTCCCGCATTTCGTGAATCATGCTCCGGCTTTTCATGCCCTCATAACTTGGAATAACAAACACGGTATCCAGCATGGCAACGAAAGATTTGTTTCCGCCCATCAGGTCAATGAGCCCCTGTGGATCATGAAATACACAAAAGCTCCAATGCCAGGCATTTCCTTCTGTATATTCCCGGGACCATGCGCTGGGATCAAAGTTAGCCACCAATGAGCCGTCGGAATTTTTACCACGCATCAGCTTTGTGGTAGGATCAAAAAGATTTCGGTAATTCAACGCTCGCTGAGCGTAGATCGCTGTCTCCGATTTGGGTTTGCCCAGGGCTTTTCCATAGGTGTATATACACCAGTCATTGTAAGCATATTCCAGTGAGCGGGCCACATTCTGATCCACTTTTACATCGGCAGGGATATACCCCAGTTTGTTATAATATTCATAACCAAAACGGCCGGTAGAAGAATGTTCCGGATAAGCATGGTGGGCTCCGTGTTTCAACGCTTCCCATAGCAGCTCCTTGTCATATCCCTTGCGGCTGGTGATCAGCGCATCGGCGACAACCGAGGCCGAGTTATTGCCAATCATAGAAGCGCGATGTCCGGGTGACGCCCATTCAGGAAGGAATCCGCTTTCTTTGTACGCATTGACTAAGCCCTCCTGCATACGGTCATTCATGGACGGATATAATAAATTGAGCAGAGGAAACAAG from the Sphingobacterium thalpophilum genome contains:
- a CDS encoding efflux RND transporter periplasmic adaptor subunit, translated to MKKLLALCLLLGTVGSLASCRSSNANADQKEEIKNIPVTPLIVMDTTVYQEYIADIQAFKNVEVRSKLNGFLDKIYVDEGAWVKKGQVLFKYNNEEYRAELAKAKAQYDNSIAEAQKIKLEMERTQKLVDKNIVSPSEYNLLKIQLKAANSKIEEARALVNQAQTKLDYTVIHAPFDGRIDRILLKEGSLLTEGSLITTISDLSQVNVYFDISEREYLTMMQDKLNGKDTKKTVKLILANGALYPHEGVAHIVESEFEANTGSISLRVQFPNAEHILKHGATGKIAVPMETGQHTFVHQKSVFEIQDKTYVYTMQSDSTVKMTPFVAGSRVGHYYIVEGGLDPNVKVVYEGVQNLRNGMKINPKLRKL
- a CDS encoding endonuclease/exonuclease/phosphatase family protein, whose amino-acid sequence is MRRQNVLTFLCCCLISLWQAAGFAQDRLHLTIGSYNIRYDNAGDRQAGNGWEQRLPVIASLIDFVDYDVFGAQEVLASQLEDLKKSLPAYDYVGVGRDDGKVAGEFAPIFFKKDKFRKLKTGVFWLSQSPGQPSKGWDAALPRICTWVQLEHIRSGQKLWYFNLHMDHVGIQAREESSKLVVNKMRELAKNDRAILTGDFNVDQHNTIYSTLQQSGFIRDSYALAPSKLAWNGTFNAFDNNLWTDSRIDHVFVTPSIKVRHYAVLTESYRSPKEDQQEVKKGDFPKELSFKQYETRLPSDHFPVVVKIDM
- a CDS encoding GH92 family glycosyl hydrolase, whose protein sequence is MFNIKKLSGGVLLLLLACAGKAQQVSPVDYVNPLIGTESKYELSNGNTYPAIARPWGMNFWTPQTGNMGDGWVYTYTADKIKGFKQTHQPSPWNNDYGQFSLMPVTGRPEFDQEKRASWFSHKAEVAKPYYYSVYLADHDVTTELSPTQRAAIFQFTFPKTDSAYVIIDAFDKGSYIKVIPQENKIIGYSTKNSGGVPDNFKNYFVITFDQPFSYSTGVKSGQIKGNELEIQDNHAGAIVGFRALKRGDKVMARVASSFISFEQAERNLNEVENKTFEEVVREGRAQWNEVLGRIQIEDHNIDRLRTFYSCLYRSTLFPRDFSEIDASGNRMHYSPYNGQVLPGEMFTDTGFWDTFRSLFPLLNLLYPSMNDRMQEGLVNAYKESGFLPEWASPGHRASMIGNNSASVVADALITSRKGYDKELLWEALKHGAHHAYPEHSSTGRFGYEYYNKLGYIPADVKVDQNVARSLEYAYNDWCIYTYGKALGKPKSETAIYAQRALNYRNLFDPTTKLMRGKNSDGSLVANFDPSAWSREYTEGNAWHWSFCVFHDPQGLIDLMGGNKSFVAMLDTVFVIPSYEGMKSRSMIHEMREMQVMNMGQYAHGNQPIQHMPYLYNYAGQPWKAQYWVRKIMDKLYLPTPDGYCGDEDNGQTSAWYVFSSLGFYPVAPGSGEYVIGSPQFDKVTLKLENGKQVHIRANGQGTDRVYVDQLRWDGKLYEKNYIRYADLLKGADLDFTMSDEPNTKRGIRKEDAPYSFSNDKIK